Proteins co-encoded in one Spirosoma endbachense genomic window:
- a CDS encoding S1 family peptidase, with translation MFVDAIERIDLFTRPLHSIVRLYGHNEIVPGSATLFFVNEQGCAVTCKHVAELVAKADAIYHNYRDFQGARRDVLREKDAAQRISQLEVKFKLQSETIIRVRNSFVGCVDQYKELTIDMHPTQDLALLRFKGYNRLLYGSYATFLGDSNRVKPGRSLCRLGYPFPEFTNFRYNASVDDIEWTADGRVTSPRFPIDGIVTRLLSENGGITGIELSTPGLRGQSGGPLFDTNGLIYGMQSATRHLHLGFDIEDREVLVNGRKSRVSNYPFLNVGQCVHVDVIKTFLRERGVKYYEG, from the coding sequence ATGTTTGTTGACGCCATTGAGCGCATTGATCTCTTTACCCGACCTCTTCATTCCATTGTCCGGCTATATGGCCACAACGAAATTGTACCGGGTAGTGCCACCCTGTTTTTTGTAAACGAACAAGGCTGTGCTGTTACCTGTAAGCATGTTGCCGAACTGGTTGCCAAAGCCGATGCCATTTATCATAACTATCGCGATTTTCAGGGTGCGCGTCGGGACGTTCTGCGCGAAAAAGATGCAGCACAGCGAATTAGCCAGCTGGAGGTAAAATTCAAGCTCCAGTCTGAAACGATTATCCGGGTCCGGAATAGTTTTGTGGGATGCGTTGATCAGTATAAAGAACTGACCATTGATATGCACCCTACACAAGATCTGGCTCTTCTACGGTTCAAAGGGTACAATCGATTGCTATACGGTTCCTATGCCACGTTTCTGGGTGATAGCAACCGGGTAAAACCTGGCCGGAGTCTTTGCCGCCTGGGTTACCCATTCCCTGAATTTACAAATTTTCGCTATAACGCATCCGTTGACGATATTGAATGGACGGCCGATGGTCGTGTAACATCACCCCGCTTTCCAATCGATGGTATCGTAACCCGATTACTGAGTGAAAACGGTGGTATAACCGGAATCGAACTAAGCACACCGGGTCTTAGAGGACAAAGTGGCGGACCTTTATTTGACACCAATGGCCTGATCTATGGCATGCAGTCAGCGACTCGCCACCTCCATCTCGGATTTGATATCGAAGACCGCGAAGTATTGGTCAATGGCCGTAAAAGCCGGGTGTCGAACTATCCATTTCTGAATGTCGGGCAATGCGTTCACGTTGATGTGATCAAGACATTTTTACGGGAACGTGGAGTGAAGTACTACGAGGGATAA
- a CDS encoding PASTA domain-containing protein — protein MAKISTRSLPDLLIQIGIILALVAVLFLGFFFVYLPFTTNHGQTITVPDVSKLSFDEMKNILNDRNLRYEVSDCTFVAGAQPLTVFQQYPRANSKVKEGRKIYLTLIKRVPPMVSMPNLVDMIDRSAARTLESLGLVEGERTYVPDVAKNSVLRQLYNGKEIVPGTPVPKGARIDLEVGDGLGNTMFEVPNVVGLQLDEAEAAIRGSNLKVGTKISVEDPEKEVGTVVRQRPEARSGERIRVGETMDLWVVGPIEPNQE, from the coding sequence ATGGCTAAAATCAGCACCCGCTCCCTTCCTGACCTGCTGATTCAGATTGGCATCATCCTGGCTCTGGTAGCCGTTTTATTTCTGGGTTTCTTTTTTGTGTATTTGCCATTTACGACCAATCATGGCCAAACGATCACCGTTCCGGATGTTTCCAAGTTGAGTTTTGACGAGATGAAAAATATCCTGAACGACCGTAACCTGCGCTATGAAGTCAGTGATTGTACATTTGTGGCGGGTGCGCAGCCACTGACGGTCTTTCAACAGTATCCGCGGGCCAATTCAAAGGTGAAAGAAGGTCGTAAAATCTACCTTACGCTTATCAAGCGCGTGCCACCGATGGTATCGATGCCTAATCTGGTCGACATGATCGACCGTAGCGCAGCCCGAACCTTGGAATCGCTTGGATTGGTTGAGGGCGAGCGGACCTATGTGCCAGATGTCGCCAAGAATTCGGTACTCCGCCAACTCTATAATGGCAAGGAAATTGTACCCGGTACTCCTGTGCCAAAGGGTGCCCGAATTGATCTTGAAGTTGGCGATGGATTAGGGAATACGATGTTTGAGGTTCCTAACGTTGTAGGATTACAACTTGATGAGGCCGAAGCGGCTATTCGTGGCTCGAATCTTAAAGTTGGCACGAAAATTTCCGTAGAAGATCCTGAAAAGGAAGTTGGTACGGTTGTTCGGCAACGTCCCGAAGCCCGATCGGGTGAGCGAATCCGCGTTGGCGAAACAATGGATTTGTGGGTTGTAGGACCAATTGAACCAAATCAGGAATAA
- a CDS encoding M20 family metallo-hydrolase, with amino-acid sequence MSELTTLTSRQTSLTTDALALLKRLIATQSFSREEDRTAVLIDDFFRQKGIPFERLRNNIWAKNRYFDEHKPTVLLNSHHDTVRPNKSWTLDPFEPLERDDKLYGLGSNDAGGCLVSLLATFAYFYDRSDMAYNLVIAASAEEEISGRDGLELLLPELPPIDFAIVGEPTEMQLAVAEKGLLVIDCTAHGISGHAARDEGDNAIYKAIKDINWLTTYQFPKVSPTLGPVKLSVTIINAGTQHNVVPDTCTFTIDVRVTEQYTLEEVIETIQANIESEVKPRSIRLKPSSIPIDHPIVKAGLALGRHTYGSPTTSDQAVLNCFSLKCGPGHSGRSHSADEFIYLREIAEGVDGYIRMLEQVL; translated from the coding sequence ATGTCCGAACTAACAACGCTGACCTCCAGGCAAACGTCCCTTACGACCGACGCGCTTGCGTTGCTTAAACGTCTCATTGCAACCCAGTCGTTTAGTCGCGAAGAGGATCGAACGGCAGTTTTGATTGACGATTTTTTTCGCCAAAAGGGGATACCGTTTGAGCGGCTCAGGAATAATATCTGGGCCAAAAATCGCTATTTCGACGAACACAAGCCAACCGTGCTGCTTAATTCGCATCACGATACGGTTAGACCCAATAAATCCTGGACACTTGACCCGTTTGAGCCGCTAGAACGCGACGACAAACTATACGGCCTTGGCTCTAATGATGCAGGAGGCTGCCTGGTGTCGCTCCTGGCCACATTCGCCTATTTCTACGATCGGTCCGACATGGCTTATAACCTGGTTATAGCCGCTTCGGCAGAGGAAGAAATCTCGGGGCGCGATGGGTTGGAATTACTGCTTCCAGAACTACCCCCAATCGATTTTGCTATTGTCGGTGAGCCGACCGAAATGCAGTTGGCCGTTGCCGAAAAAGGCTTGCTCGTGATCGACTGCACCGCCCATGGCATCAGTGGCCATGCCGCCCGCGATGAAGGTGATAATGCTATTTACAAAGCGATTAAGGATATTAACTGGCTTACCACCTACCAGTTTCCGAAGGTGTCGCCAACGCTCGGGCCGGTAAAACTATCCGTCACGATCATTAATGCCGGTACTCAGCACAACGTTGTCCCCGATACGTGCACGTTCACGATCGATGTGCGCGTTACGGAGCAATACACGCTGGAAGAGGTTATTGAAACGATACAGGCCAATATCGAATCTGAAGTCAAACCACGCTCCATTCGGCTGAAACCGTCGAGCATTCCGATCGATCATCCTATCGTGAAAGCGGGCCTTGCGTTGGGGCGGCATACGTATGGCTCACCGACTACCTCCGATCAGGCTGTACTGAACTGCTTTTCGCTTAAATGCGGCCCCGGTCATTCGGGACGCTCGCACTCGGCCGATGAATTTATCTATCTTCGGGAAATTGCCGAAGGAGTGGATGGCTACATTCGGATGCTTGAACAGGTGTTGTAA
- a CDS encoding OsmC family peroxiredoxin, which yields MLKRRGSAVWKGGLQDGTGIISSFSGVLNNTPYSFKTRLVSEDGKAGTNPEELLAAAHAGCFGMAVSAVLGQAGFTADELSVNATLTLETDGVPKITAVDLQITGKVPGISQEQFEKIASDASKTCIISQALNPNINVTKVATLEAY from the coding sequence ATGTTAAAACGCAGAGGTTCGGCCGTTTGGAAAGGTGGCTTACAGGACGGTACTGGTATTATTTCTTCTTTTAGCGGTGTGCTGAATAACACGCCGTATTCGTTTAAAACCCGGCTCGTTAGCGAAGATGGTAAAGCCGGTACTAATCCCGAAGAGCTGTTGGCCGCAGCCCACGCGGGTTGTTTTGGTATGGCCGTCAGCGCAGTGCTGGGGCAGGCTGGTTTTACCGCCGACGAACTGAGCGTTAATGCTACACTGACATTGGAAACCGATGGCGTGCCCAAAATAACAGCTGTCGACTTGCAGATTACGGGCAAGGTGCCTGGTATTTCGCAGGAGCAATTCGAGAAAATCGCATCGGATGCTTCCAAAACGTGTATCATTTCCCAGGCGCTGAACCCCAACATTAACGTAACGAAAGTTGCAACGCTCGAAGCGTATTGA
- the miaA gene encoding tRNA (adenosine(37)-N6)-dimethylallyltransferase MiaA, whose product MKTLLIVAGPTAVGKTALCVRLARLLHTDVVSADSRQLYRELNIGTAKPTPDEMQGVRHYFIDSHSITDAVNAGRYERECLTLLDELFQEKDIIILSGGTGLYINAVCFGLDDMPPVDPNLRQQLRFRWQTEGLEVLQNELRRLDPTYVETADMQNPARVLRALEVCLSTGKPYSSFRQKRKASRPFQSMFVALDRPREELYDRIDARMDAMLNAGLVDEAQLLLPYRHLSALQTVGYQEIFPYLDGDYDYDEMVRLLKRNSRRYAKRQLTWFHNQGDYHWFGPEDDKAIYELAVGSLQ is encoded by the coding sequence TTGAAGACATTGCTCATCGTAGCCGGGCCTACAGCTGTAGGTAAAACGGCTCTCTGCGTCCGGCTCGCCAGGTTACTCCATACCGACGTCGTTTCTGCCGACTCACGGCAGCTATATCGTGAACTGAACATTGGTACAGCCAAGCCCACGCCTGATGAAATGCAGGGTGTCCGGCATTATTTTATCGATTCACATTCGATAACCGACGCCGTAAATGCGGGCCGTTATGAGCGTGAATGCCTGACTTTATTAGATGAGCTCTTTCAGGAAAAAGACATTATAATTTTATCGGGCGGAACCGGTCTTTACATCAATGCCGTATGTTTTGGTCTGGATGATATGCCTCCCGTAGACCCGAACCTACGCCAGCAATTACGATTCAGGTGGCAAACAGAAGGGTTAGAAGTGCTTCAGAATGAATTGCGTCGGCTCGATCCTACCTATGTAGAAACTGCCGATATGCAAAACCCCGCCCGAGTATTACGCGCGCTTGAGGTATGTTTATCAACGGGAAAACCCTATTCATCGTTTCGACAAAAACGAAAGGCCAGCCGCCCTTTCCAGTCGATGTTTGTTGCGCTCGACCGACCGCGCGAAGAACTTTACGACCGCATCGATGCCCGAATGGATGCTATGCTCAACGCCGGATTAGTTGATGAAGCTCAATTACTCCTTCCCTATCGGCATCTGTCTGCACTCCAAACGGTGGGCTATCAGGAAATTTTCCCTTATCTGGATGGTGATTATGATTACGACGAGATGGTACGTTTACTTAAACGCAACTCCCGGCGTTATGCCAAACGGCAACTCACCTGGTTTCATAATCAGGGCGACTATCACTGGTTTGGTCCTGAAGATGATAAAGCGATTTATGAATTGGCAGTAGGCAGTCTTCAGTAG
- a CDS encoding outer membrane beta-barrel protein, with the protein MKRLKLAALVFFTSTVTALAQGNFEGGLKGGATFTHGHTTIPSVPLSASLAIPQLNNQNNGVGYGYSFGLWGRQNFNKFFIQVEVDYNRFVLNQKTDFTVPAAVAAVLAGQTLPAQIPASTPASINTVSESVLESVNVPILFGKKWAGGKVRAFIGPNLLFTTKAQAKRTSTATILSLSIPTPETTSDLKNPNPQSPTESILEVKSFTYAAEIGVGYTFFNRLDLDARYAAPVGGIYKNKDITGYLGIATLSLGIRLF; encoded by the coding sequence ATGAAACGACTAAAACTTGCTGCGCTGGTGTTCTTCACGAGTACGGTGACTGCATTAGCTCAGGGTAATTTTGAAGGTGGCCTTAAAGGAGGTGCCACATTCACACATGGTCACACGACAATCCCGTCAGTCCCCCTCTCCGCTTCGCTTGCGATTCCTCAGTTGAACAACCAGAATAACGGGGTTGGCTATGGCTATTCGTTCGGGCTTTGGGGTCGCCAGAATTTCAACAAATTCTTTATACAGGTTGAAGTTGACTACAATAGGTTCGTTCTCAATCAGAAAACGGATTTCACCGTACCCGCAGCCGTTGCTGCCGTTCTGGCGGGACAAACGCTTCCTGCACAAATACCGGCTTCAACCCCCGCCAGCATCAATACCGTTTCGGAATCAGTGCTTGAATCCGTTAATGTTCCAATCTTATTTGGAAAAAAATGGGCAGGTGGTAAAGTACGGGCATTCATTGGGCCAAATCTGCTGTTTACAACCAAAGCCCAAGCTAAACGAACGTCGACAGCCACAATTCTGTCGCTTAGCATTCCAACGCCGGAAACGACGTCAGATCTAAAAAATCCGAACCCGCAAAGCCCAACGGAAAGTATTCTGGAGGTTAAGTCATTTACCTACGCGGCCGAAATTGGTGTAGGGTATACATTCTTCAATCGCCTGGATCTCGACGCCCGGTATGCGGCCCCAGTGGGCGGAATCTATAAAAACAAAGACATTACCGGTTACCTGGGTATTGCCACATTATCACTTGGCATTCGATTATTTTAG
- a CDS encoding DUF937 domain-containing protein, translated as MAIHLLSYLKEQFTPGVIDQLSGDLGETPAGTLKAVTGSLPTLLGALTRRIQTTGGAMAIISFLEKGDYGDTPLDVGQVTDSRPKTADTSAAGRAFLDAVFDDKLTRTTGLISTYSGVKPESSLIILELAGSVLMGVLGRQEQEKGLTANSLTTLLQGQASDFRTALPSGLDAVGSLLGFDELVTTSGPTTEVQGEDNFSGTVLNPNIPKSDEGDRRRENVSWLRWVMFAIAALVLALLVQKCRENQNGVDGISTDSTSRVESNAVEDTSAATKQSIKEAHGQVDDSTASGPLGSRDSARSRP; from the coding sequence ATGGCTATTCATTTATTATCCTACCTGAAAGAGCAGTTCACACCGGGCGTAATTGATCAGCTCAGTGGCGATCTTGGCGAAACACCTGCAGGCACCCTTAAAGCTGTTACGGGTTCGTTACCCACGTTGCTGGGTGCTTTGACCCGGCGTATTCAGACAACCGGGGGGGCTATGGCAATTATTAGTTTTCTGGAAAAAGGCGATTACGGCGATACGCCCCTCGATGTGGGGCAGGTGACCGATTCTCGGCCGAAAACTGCCGACACATCTGCCGCTGGACGTGCTTTTCTTGATGCGGTTTTTGACGATAAACTCACCCGAACCACCGGCCTTATCAGTACATACAGTGGGGTGAAACCAGAGTCGTCGCTGATAATTCTGGAATTAGCAGGCTCTGTACTAATGGGCGTTCTGGGCAGGCAGGAGCAGGAAAAGGGCCTGACCGCCAACAGCCTTACCACATTGTTGCAGGGACAGGCTTCCGATTTCAGAACGGCGCTGCCCAGCGGCCTGGATGCCGTTGGTAGTTTGCTTGGGTTTGACGAACTGGTAACAACATCAGGACCAACAACCGAAGTGCAGGGTGAAGATAATTTCAGTGGCACGGTTCTAAATCCTAATATTCCAAAAAGCGATGAAGGCGACCGCCGACGTGAAAACGTTAGCTGGTTGCGCTGGGTTATGTTTGCCATTGCCGCTTTGGTTCTGGCCTTACTCGTGCAAAAGTGCCGCGAAAACCAAAACGGTGTCGATGGTATTAGTACTGACTCAACCAGTCGGGTCGAATCAAATGCTGTAGAAGATACGTCGGCAGCAACAAAGCAAAGTATAAAGGAAGCCCACGGACAGGTTGATGATTCAACCGCTTCTGGCCCATTAGGGAGCCGTGATTCAGCTCGGTCCCGTCCATAA
- a CDS encoding winged helix-turn-helix transcriptional regulator: protein MNDNTHTQIFSDVSHPVLKKTLDIICGKWRLYIIFQLSEQDRRYGELRRMVPDVSEKVLIQELKALVALGVLQKKSYNEVPPRVEYGLTEKAREVLPILQQIMVIGKTFLVP from the coding sequence ATGAACGATAATACCCATACACAAATCTTCTCTGACGTCTCGCATCCGGTTCTGAAAAAAACATTGGATATCATTTGCGGCAAATGGCGCCTTTACATTATTTTTCAATTAAGTGAACAGGATCGACGATATGGTGAATTGCGCCGAATGGTCCCTGATGTTAGCGAAAAAGTATTGATCCAGGAGTTGAAAGCTTTAGTAGCACTAGGGGTGCTACAGAAAAAATCGTATAACGAAGTGCCGCCACGTGTTGAATACGGTCTTACCGAAAAGGCACGGGAAGTTTTACCTATTTTACAACAGATAATGGTCATTGGAAAAACGTTTCTTGTGCCATAG
- a CDS encoding T9SS type A sorting domain-containing protein, giving the protein MDIALPVIPHRYIRRVFLCGFLLWACLLSASVGLAQTSLNLPFFDDFAKPSGATGEQPNTALWMPGSGVYINNTMGINQPTVNVATFDGLRANGLPYIQTNQLAQDYTDTLTSRPINLGAMTAGSGVYLSFFYQIKGLGEQPDGGSISILPRKSVVPGDTTTKFDTIVNQPADSLLLQFLGKDNVWRNVWAIAGDTTNNNFIQAFVSITNPIYFHPGFAFRFRSFGRASGPFDTWHIDYVYLNKGRSPNDKFVLDAAMRQALSPFLKRYTAMPLAQYLVKPDAETADTITTDVRNLNNVLNNLKYNFIVRDEVSGRVLQADTLEATNRFLIGESALLRKTVRPVSAKSLSGATRAVLRYEYSIKTSDEQNPTIPGRVLKQNDTISTRAVLDNYYAYDDGTWEYGLQLGPRERVAVRFILNKPDTMAGVQACIVPFRTNQTGQPFVITVYGNSGRINNGKVDGQPGPVLYQKAFTMQYPASRNGFINFQFDRGITVNDTFYIGYQQISTIDTTFLRLGFDKNSPFGSQIFYNGGSLWEQNLAKATSPNNAGVNLPGAFMLRPVMGGKGTGLVTAIDEPKPQIPLQAYPNPTAGLIHWDSQRVNRLDVINLTGRILHSVEPSRGQQTLDLSHLPDGLYLLRFVESDRSAVQKVIIQH; this is encoded by the coding sequence ATGGATATTGCGCTACCTGTTATTCCGCATCGATACATTCGTCGGGTGTTTTTATGCGGTTTTCTGCTTTGGGCTTGCTTGTTGTCAGCATCGGTTGGCTTGGCCCAAACGTCGTTGAACTTACCTTTCTTCGATGATTTCGCGAAACCATCCGGTGCAACAGGCGAGCAGCCGAATACGGCGCTCTGGATGCCGGGCAGTGGCGTTTACATCAACAATACGATGGGTATCAATCAGCCCACCGTCAACGTAGCCACCTTTGACGGACTTCGGGCCAATGGATTACCCTATATTCAGACAAATCAACTCGCTCAGGATTATACCGATACGCTCACATCCCGGCCTATTAATCTGGGAGCTATGACCGCCGGTAGCGGTGTTTATCTTAGTTTCTTTTATCAGATTAAAGGCTTAGGCGAGCAGCCCGATGGAGGCAGTATATCCATATTGCCAAGGAAGAGTGTTGTTCCCGGTGATACGACTACGAAATTTGATACCATCGTGAATCAGCCAGCCGATTCGCTATTGCTTCAGTTTCTGGGAAAAGACAATGTATGGCGAAATGTATGGGCAATTGCGGGGGATACAACCAACAATAATTTTATTCAGGCATTTGTATCAATAACTAATCCCATCTATTTCCACCCCGGCTTTGCTTTTCGATTTCGCTCGTTTGGGAGGGCATCCGGCCCATTCGATACCTGGCATATCGATTACGTATACCTGAATAAAGGTCGCTCACCGAACGATAAATTTGTGCTTGATGCGGCTATGCGACAGGCACTGAGCCCGTTTCTAAAACGATATACGGCTATGCCGCTGGCACAGTATCTGGTTAAGCCGGATGCTGAAACGGCTGACACGATTACAACCGATGTCAGGAACCTGAACAATGTATTGAACAACCTGAAATACAATTTCATCGTTCGTGATGAGGTCTCGGGCCGGGTTTTACAGGCCGATACATTAGAAGCTACGAACCGATTTCTGATTGGAGAGTCAGCTTTACTGCGTAAAACTGTCCGGCCGGTTTCGGCCAAGAGCCTGAGTGGGGCTACCCGCGCTGTTTTGCGGTATGAGTATAGCATAAAAACGTCCGATGAGCAGAATCCAACTATTCCAGGACGTGTACTGAAACAGAATGATACTATTTCAACCAGGGCGGTACTCGATAATTACTACGCTTACGACGATGGAACCTGGGAGTATGGCCTGCAGCTTGGACCACGCGAACGGGTTGCTGTGCGCTTTATCCTGAACAAACCCGATACAATGGCTGGCGTTCAGGCCTGTATCGTGCCGTTCCGGACCAATCAGACTGGTCAGCCATTTGTGATTACTGTGTATGGTAATTCTGGCCGAATCAATAACGGAAAGGTTGATGGGCAACCCGGCCCAGTCCTCTATCAAAAAGCCTTCACCATGCAGTATCCAGCCTCTCGTAATGGGTTTATAAACTTTCAGTTTGACAGAGGAATTACCGTTAACGATACGTTCTATATTGGTTATCAGCAGATAAGTACGATTGATACAACATTTCTGCGATTGGGTTTTGACAAAAACAGCCCCTTCGGTTCGCAGATTTTCTATAATGGAGGAAGCCTCTGGGAACAGAATTTAGCGAAGGCGACTAGCCCCAATAATGCAGGCGTGAATTTGCCCGGTGCGTTTATGCTTCGTCCAGTAATGGGTGGTAAAGGAACGGGCCTTGTAACGGCTATTGACGAACCTAAACCGCAGATTCCACTACAGGCCTACCCGAATCCTACAGCTGGCCTTATTCATTGGGACAGTCAACGAGTAAATCGGTTGGACGTAATCAATCTGACTGGCCGAATCCTGCATTCAGTCGAACCAAGTCGGGGGCAGCAAACGTTAGACCTGAGTCATCTGCCCGATGGTTTGTATCTGCTTCGATTCGTTGAGAGCGATCGGTCAGCTGTTCAAAAAGTAATTATTCAACACTAA
- the lysM gene encoding peptidoglycan-binding protein LysM, with protein MGLLSFFKGVGEKIFHKEQTAPPADPVQAEKVEPVRAQALLDHVKQLGLSYNSLTVKTKGDTVTLTGSVKSQEDSEKIALAVGNVEGVSAVDNQLQVDEPTPEGKYYTVKSGDSLSKIAKEVYGDPMKYGVIFEANKPMLKDPDLIYPDQVLRIPTL; from the coding sequence ATGGGTCTCTTATCGTTTTTCAAAGGAGTTGGAGAAAAGATCTTCCATAAGGAGCAAACGGCACCGCCCGCTGATCCGGTACAAGCCGAAAAGGTCGAGCCAGTACGTGCCCAGGCATTACTTGACCATGTCAAACAATTGGGATTGTCGTATAACAGTCTGACTGTTAAAACGAAAGGGGATACTGTCACACTGACGGGTTCTGTTAAGTCGCAGGAAGACTCAGAAAAGATCGCTTTAGCTGTTGGTAATGTAGAAGGTGTTAGCGCAGTTGATAACCAACTGCAAGTGGATGAGCCAACGCCAGAAGGTAAATATTATACCGTAAAATCAGGTGATTCATTGTCAAAAATCGCTAAGGAGGTTTATGGTGATCCAATGAAATACGGCGTTATTTTCGAGGCTAACAAGCCAATGCTAAAAGATCCTGATCTGATCTACCCGGATCAGGTATTGCGCATTCCTACGTTGTAA
- a CDS encoding SDR family NAD(P)-dependent oxidoreductase, translating to MKVLSIIGVGPGISLAVARRFAREGFAVALISRNRIKLEGYIRDLKADGIEAAAFQYDSSDSASLETALKQIEQQLGPTTVLHYNAASLHNGSLEQETADSLIADFRVNTANVVAAVNAVRGKMVSGEGGILLTGGGLAYMTATDYLSLTLGKAATVTLANLLNKTLKPAGIFVGTVTVSGSVHPTAQKHTPDNIAEEFWKLYSDRSTVEVRF from the coding sequence ATGAAAGTACTGTCGATTATTGGTGTCGGACCAGGCATTAGCCTGGCCGTGGCACGTCGGTTTGCGCGCGAAGGTTTTGCCGTCGCTCTGATCTCACGTAATAGGATCAAGTTGGAGGGCTACATTCGCGATCTGAAAGCTGATGGAATTGAAGCCGCAGCTTTTCAGTACGACTCCTCTGATTCAGCCTCGCTCGAAACGGCTCTCAAACAAATTGAACAACAACTTGGACCAACTACTGTGCTTCATTATAATGCGGCTTCTCTCCATAATGGAAGCCTTGAGCAGGAAACGGCCGATTCGCTTATTGCCGATTTCCGGGTTAATACGGCAAATGTAGTTGCGGCTGTTAATGCGGTGCGTGGGAAAATGGTATCGGGCGAGGGGGGCATTCTGCTAACAGGTGGCGGACTGGCGTATATGACCGCAACTGATTACCTGTCGCTGACATTAGGCAAGGCAGCAACCGTAACGCTGGCAAACCTGTTAAATAAAACATTGAAGCCTGCGGGTATATTCGTAGGCACCGTAACCGTCAGCGGGAGTGTGCACCCAACTGCTCAGAAACACACGCCCGATAATATTGCTGAAGAATTCTGGAAATTGTATTCGGATCGCAGTACGGTGGAAGTGCGGTTCTGA
- a CDS encoding rhodanese-like domain-containing protein, which yields MDITVQELKERLEKGEKLNLIDVREPNEYEADNIGAQLIPLGDLPYQLDELDGLQDEEVIVHCRSGKRSAMAQQILEQNGFNNVRNVIGGMLAYRAQ from the coding sequence ATGGATATTACAGTACAGGAATTGAAAGAACGTCTTGAGAAAGGCGAAAAATTGAACCTTATCGACGTCCGGGAGCCAAATGAATACGAAGCTGATAACATTGGCGCTCAGCTTATACCATTAGGCGATTTGCCGTATCAACTTGACGAACTCGACGGCCTTCAGGACGAAGAAGTAATTGTTCATTGCCGGTCGGGTAAGCGTAGCGCGATGGCTCAGCAAATTCTGGAACAGAACGGTTTCAACAATGTCCGCAATGTTATTGGCGGCATGCTGGCCTACCGGGCACAATAA